Proteins encoded in a region of the Acidobacteriota bacterium genome:
- a CDS encoding L,D-transpeptidase has protein sequence MKIEISIARQTLTVLGDGGETLGSYPVSTAARGAGEIKGSGGTPRGRHVVRAKIGAGLPRGAVLVSRRPTGEVWSPELAGRFPGRDWVLSRILWLSGCETGVNRLGERDTMQRYIYIHGTPDTEPMGEPRSHGCIRMRNADILELFDRVPAGTPVEIG, from the coding sequence ATGAAGATCGAGATTTCCATAGCCCGGCAGACCCTGACAGTGCTGGGGGACGGCGGGGAGACCCTTGGGAGCTACCCGGTGTCGACCGCCGCCCGGGGGGCGGGCGAAATCAAGGGGAGCGGGGGGACGCCGCGCGGGCGCCACGTGGTGCGGGCCAAAATCGGCGCCGGGCTCCCGCGCGGCGCCGTGCTGGTCAGCCGCCGCCCCACGGGGGAGGTCTGGTCCCCGGAACTGGCCGGACGGTTTCCCGGCCGCGACTGGGTGTTGAGCCGGATCCTCTGGCTTTCGGGGTGCGAAACGGGGGTCAACCGGCTGGGGGAGCGGGACACCATGCAGCGCTATATCTACATCCACGGGACGCCCGACACGGAACCGATGGGGGAGCCCCGCTCCCACGGCTGCATCCGGATGCGTAACGCCGACATCCTGGAGCTGTTCGATCGGGTGCCGGCCGGTACCCCCGTGGAGATCGGCTAG
- a CDS encoding tannase/feruloyl esterase family alpha/beta hydrolase, which translates to MNFHRFLSAVMLAGLIFPARPADAQQSCESLASVRIPNVTITSARAGSPGFELPAQSGFLNAPPRKVNAPFCRIEAYSAPTADSHIGIEVWLPAAENWNGKFLAAGNPGFIGSLSPSGLAAIMERGYVAGGTDTGHVDPDFQWAIGHPEKWADWGYRAVHEMAVVTKEMARRYYGRPVRYSFWNSCHNGGNQGLAEAQRYPDDFDGIVVGDPAFHISRLQPGSLYISWVALKDGVDGPGYIPVAKLEVLNRAALEACDADDGLVDGLIGDPTKCRFDPAVLQCRGADAATCLTAGQVDTARKIYAGAKFKDGSPIYSGFEPGSELGWAFMIEKEPFSVNLNYFKGMVFQDPDWDWRTFDVDRDTRLGIERTSKYVDNDSPDLRAFRQSGGKMIMVSSWNSLALPPRQFVEYYKSVERTMGGRGQTQDSVRLFSVPGSGGCPGFVMNEGDFDAFSAIESWVERGKAPEVIIYSHRKASGGGAMGGGGEVFRTRPVCAYPRVARYKGNGDINDAANFSCVEP; encoded by the coding sequence ATGAATTTCCACCGTTTCCTGTCGGCCGTCATGCTGGCCGGCCTGATTTTTCCGGCCCGCCCGGCCGACGCACAGCAGTCGTGCGAAAGCCTCGCGTCGGTCAGGATCCCCAACGTCACGATCACCTCCGCGCGGGCCGGGAGCCCCGGGTTCGAGCTGCCGGCGCAGTCCGGCTTCCTGAACGCCCCGCCCCGGAAGGTCAACGCCCCCTTCTGCCGCATCGAGGCCTACTCGGCGCCGACGGCCGATTCCCATATCGGAATCGAGGTCTGGCTCCCCGCGGCGGAGAACTGGAACGGAAAATTCCTGGCAGCCGGCAACCCCGGCTTCATCGGCTCTCTTTCCCCTTCGGGCCTGGCCGCGATCATGGAGCGGGGGTACGTCGCCGGGGGGACCGACACCGGGCACGTGGACCCCGACTTCCAGTGGGCCATCGGGCATCCCGAAAAGTGGGCCGACTGGGGCTACCGCGCGGTGCACGAGATGGCGGTGGTGACCAAGGAGATGGCCCGGCGCTATTACGGCCGGCCGGTCCGGTATTCCTTCTGGAACAGCTGCCACAACGGGGGGAACCAGGGGCTTGCGGAGGCGCAGCGCTACCCGGACGATTTCGACGGCATCGTCGTCGGCGACCCGGCCTTCCACATCTCCCGCCTGCAGCCGGGATCGCTCTACATCAGCTGGGTGGCGCTCAAGGACGGCGTAGACGGGCCGGGCTACATCCCCGTCGCGAAGCTCGAGGTGCTCAACCGGGCGGCCCTGGAAGCCTGCGACGCCGACGACGGCCTGGTCGACGGCCTCATCGGCGACCCGACGAAATGCAGGTTCGACCCCGCCGTCCTCCAGTGCCGGGGGGCGGACGCCGCCACCTGCCTGACCGCGGGCCAGGTGGATACGGCCCGGAAGATCTACGCCGGGGCGAAATTCAAGGACGGCAGCCCGATCTACAGCGGCTTCGAGCCGGGGAGCGAACTGGGCTGGGCGTTCATGATCGAGAAGGAGCCTTTCTCGGTCAATCTCAATTACTTCAAGGGGATGGTGTTTCAGGACCCCGATTGGGACTGGCGCACCTTCGACGTCGACCGCGACACCCGCCTGGGGATCGAGAGGACCTCGAAATACGTCGACAACGACAGTCCCGACCTCAGGGCGTTCAGGCAGTCGGGGGGGAAGATGATCATGGTCTCTTCCTGGAACAGCCTGGCGCTCCCCCCGCGGCAGTTCGTCGAGTATTATAAGAGCGTGGAGCGGACGATGGGCGGGCGCGGGCAGACGCAGGATTCCGTGCGCCTCTTCTCCGTCCCCGGTTCCGGCGGTTGCCCCGGGTTTGTGATGAACGAAGGGGATTTCGACGCCTTTTCGGCGATCGAGAGCTGGGTCGAACGGGGGAAGGCGCCCGAGGTCATCATCTACTCCCACCGCAAGGCGTCCGGGGGGGGCGCCATGGGCGGCGGGGGAGAGGTCTTCCGGACCCGGCCCGTGTGCGCCTATCCCAGGGTGGCCCGGTACAAGGGGAACGGGGACATCAACGATGCCGCCAATTTCAGCTGCGTGGAACCATAA
- a CDS encoding DNA-binding protein, translating into MKTVILDVKLPGDAMAEFSAAWKGNRQQKADRISFASPELLWKVLTAKRWELLKALCGAGPLSIREAARRVERDVKGVHGDVVALIGAGLIRRTDSGRIEFPYEAIKVEFVLRAA; encoded by the coding sequence ATGAAAACGGTTATTCTTGATGTCAAGCTCCCGGGCGACGCCATGGCTGAATTCTCCGCAGCCTGGAAGGGCAACAGGCAACAGAAGGCGGACCGAATCAGTTTTGCCTCGCCGGAACTGTTGTGGAAAGTGCTCACGGCCAAGCGCTGGGAGTTGCTCAAGGCGCTTTGCGGGGCAGGTCCCCTGTCCATACGGGAAGCGGCGCGGCGGGTCGAACGGGATGTCAAGGGTGTTCACGGGGACGTCGTCGCGTTGATCGGGGCGGGTCTGATTCGGCGCACGGACAGCGGACGCATTGAATTCCCCTATGAGGCGATCAAGGTGGAGTTCGTCCTGCGGGCAGCCTGA
- a CDS encoding sodium/solute symporter (Members of the Solute:Sodium Symporter (SSS), TC 2.A.21 as described in tcdb.org, catalyze solute:Na+ symport. Known solutes for members of the family include sugars, amino acids, nucleosides, inositols, vitamins, urea or anions, depending on the system.), which yields MGFNWVDGFIVLAYLLGITLFGIHFRKKQQSMHTYFLGGKTAPAWVLALSIVGTETSTLTIISTPGIAFAGNLSFLQLILGYLVGRVFISLILIPAYFKGEMYTAYELMQRRFGPRVKHATASMFLVTRALAEGVRVFAIAIVVGIVLGSGDIWSILIISALTLIYTFQGGFTAVIWTDVVQLGIYLGCTAITFFVILGMIPNGWEGVLAAAGPKFAVWNFSPDIHIPYTFWAGIIGGAFLTTASHGVDQLIVQRLLAARNERESKIALLSSGVIVLFQFTLFLVIGVMLYSFYHYHPELAAPAAPDRIFPTFIVSYLPHGVRGIMVAAILAAAMSNLSSALNAMASTTVVDFVRPFFRNDLSSASQLRISRWFTVFWGVALAALAVLSRGVGSVLEAGLTIASITYGSMLGVFLLGVLTRRANERGAIAGMAVGLLSMLGVWAASDIAFTWYVLVGTVITFAVGYAVSLLSARAPEVKA from the coding sequence ATGGGATTCAACTGGGTGGACGGGTTCATCGTCCTGGCGTACCTGCTGGGGATCACGCTGTTCGGCATCCATTTCCGCAAAAAGCAGCAGTCGATGCACACCTATTTTCTCGGCGGGAAGACGGCCCCCGCCTGGGTGCTGGCCCTCTCGATCGTGGGGACCGAGACCAGCACCCTGACCATCATCAGCACCCCCGGGATCGCCTTCGCCGGAAACCTGAGCTTTTTGCAGCTGATCCTGGGATACCTGGTGGGAAGGGTGTTCATCTCCCTCATCCTCATCCCCGCCTACTTCAAGGGGGAGATGTATACCGCCTACGAGCTGATGCAGCGCCGGTTCGGCCCCCGCGTCAAGCACGCCACCGCGAGCATGTTCCTCGTCACCCGCGCCCTGGCCGAAGGGGTGCGGGTCTTCGCCATCGCGATCGTCGTCGGGATCGTGCTCGGCTCCGGGGACATCTGGTCCATCCTGATCATTTCGGCCCTGACCCTGATCTACACCTTCCAGGGGGGGTTCACCGCCGTCATCTGGACCGACGTGGTGCAGCTCGGCATCTACCTCGGGTGCACCGCCATCACCTTCTTCGTCATCCTGGGGATGATACCCAACGGCTGGGAGGGGGTGCTGGCCGCCGCGGGGCCGAAGTTCGCCGTCTGGAATTTCTCCCCCGACATCCACATCCCCTATACCTTCTGGGCCGGCATCATCGGGGGCGCCTTCCTCACCACGGCCAGCCACGGGGTGGACCAGTTGATCGTGCAGCGCCTGCTGGCGGCCAGAAACGAGCGGGAGAGCAAGATCGCCCTGCTGTCGAGCGGCGTCATCGTCCTGTTTCAATTCACGCTCTTCCTCGTCATCGGCGTCATGCTCTACAGCTTCTACCACTACCACCCGGAACTGGCGGCCCCCGCCGCCCCCGACCGGATCTTCCCCACCTTCATCGTGAGCTATCTCCCGCACGGGGTCCGCGGCATCATGGTCGCGGCCATCCTGGCCGCCGCGATGTCGAACCTCAGCAGCGCCCTGAACGCGATGGCCTCAACCACCGTCGTCGATTTCGTGCGCCCCTTCTTCCGTAACGACCTGTCATCGGCGAGCCAGCTGCGGATATCGCGCTGGTTCACGGTTTTCTGGGGCGTCGCCCTGGCGGCGCTGGCCGTGCTCTCGCGCGGGGTCGGGTCGGTCCTCGAGGCGGGGCTGACGATCGCCTCGATCACCTACGGGAGCATGCTGGGGGTGTTCCTCCTGGGGGTGCTGACCCGGCGGGCCAACGAACGCGGCGCCATTGCGGGCATGGCGGTCGGGCTGCTGTCGATGCTCGGGGTCTGGGCCGCGAGCGACATCGCCTTCACCTGGTACGTGCTCGTCGGGACCGTGATCACCTTCGCCGTCGGGTACGCGGTGAGCCTCCTGTCCGCCCGCGCCCCGGAAGTGAAGGCCTAG
- a CDS encoding MFS transporter, producing MAEERAQYTKKQVLWGLVAIFAVYGTVAYSVQTLTIARPKIAADLDGLSLYAWSVSIPALVMALVTVIFGKLSDMFGRRLILMIALSASLAGTVLSALSPTFVFLIVASAIAAVGAGAMMPLVFAVVGDLFPPTERAKWVGLLNIPLGVFTLTGPALGGFIVDTLNWRYLFWLAVPLLVLCLVTVPLGVPSMANRDKSRKIDFKGCFWMALAASSSILAFSYAGTTFPWLSTPILGLLLLSALCWVVFVRVETRAGEPILDPIVLRNRSFSTVALATFFSSFGTMGMMMYFPMFLQGVQGISTFHSGFITTPYGVLTAFMGVPAGYAIARTGRFKWMFVAGYGLLVAAMFALILFGAGTPVAWSVAVAVVAGLGYGVIPTINTVVVQNAVPMRLLGVAMGALFFFLNIGSAISPAILGSTMNVAYARALERSLPEELSPAADARILEAVDDPQALLSGPALANLRTALEAKTGGDGRLFDRTLAAVRGSLEAGLRAVFWIGAAMMLLALLIIATIPRKTTGGEA from the coding sequence ATGGCAGAGGAAAGGGCACAGTATACGAAGAAACAGGTTCTCTGGGGGCTGGTGGCCATCTTCGCCGTCTACGGCACGGTGGCCTATTCGGTGCAGACGCTGACCATCGCCCGGCCGAAGATCGCGGCCGACCTGGACGGGCTGTCGCTGTACGCCTGGTCCGTTTCGATCCCCGCGCTGGTCATGGCGCTGGTAACCGTCATCTTCGGCAAGCTTTCGGACATGTTCGGACGGCGCCTCATCCTCATGATCGCCCTGTCCGCCTCGCTCGCCGGGACCGTCCTCTCCGCCCTCAGCCCCACCTTCGTGTTCCTGATCGTGGCGAGCGCGATCGCGGCCGTGGGCGCCGGGGCGATGATGCCCCTGGTCTTCGCCGTGGTCGGCGATCTCTTCCCGCCCACGGAGCGGGCCAAGTGGGTCGGCCTCCTCAACATCCCGCTTGGGGTGTTCACCCTGACCGGCCCCGCCCTCGGCGGCTTCATCGTGGATACCCTGAACTGGCGCTACCTGTTCTGGCTGGCGGTCCCCCTGCTCGTCCTCTGCCTCGTCACCGTGCCCCTGGGGGTCCCTTCCATGGCCAACCGGGATAAGAGCCGCAAAATCGATTTCAAGGGCTGCTTCTGGATGGCCCTGGCGGCCTCGAGTTCCATCCTCGCCTTTTCCTACGCCGGCACCACCTTCCCCTGGCTCTCCACCCCGATCCTGGGCCTCCTCCTCCTCTCGGCCCTCTGCTGGGTCGTCTTCGTCAGGGTCGAAACCCGCGCCGGGGAGCCCATCCTCGATCCGATCGTGCTTCGGAACCGCTCCTTCAGCACCGTGGCGCTGGCCACCTTTTTCTCCTCCTTCGGAACGATGGGAATGATGATGTACTTCCCGATGTTCCTGCAGGGGGTCCAGGGGATCAGCACCTTCCACAGCGGTTTCATCACCACCCCCTACGGGGTCCTGACGGCCTTCATGGGGGTTCCCGCCGGCTACGCCATCGCCCGCACGGGGCGCTTCAAATGGATGTTCGTGGCCGGGTACGGCCTGCTGGTGGCCGCCATGTTCGCCCTGATCCTCTTCGGCGCCGGCACCCCCGTCGCATGGAGCGTGGCGGTGGCCGTGGTGGCGGGACTGGGTTACGGCGTCATCCCGACGATCAACACGGTGGTGGTGCAGAACGCGGTCCCGATGCGCCTGCTGGGGGTGGCGATGGGGGCCCTCTTCTTCTTCTTGAATATCGGGTCGGCCATCTCCCCCGCGATCCTGGGCTCTACGATGAACGTCGCCTACGCGCGGGCGCTCGAGCGCTCGCTGCCGGAGGAACTCTCACCGGCGGCGGACGCGCGGATCCTCGAGGCCGTCGACGACCCCCAGGCGCTGCTGTCGGGCCCCGCCCTCGCCAATCTCCGCACCGCGCTCGAGGCGAAGACCGGCGGGGACGGGCGGCTGTTCGACAGGACCCTCGCCGCGGTGCGCGGGTCGCTCGAGGCGGGGCTGCGGGCCGTCTTCTGGATCGGTGCGGCGATGATGCTCCTCGCCCTCCTCATCATCGCCACCATCCCCAGGAAAACCACGGGCGGGGAGGCGTAG